In Rosa chinensis cultivar Old Blush chromosome 1, RchiOBHm-V2, whole genome shotgun sequence, a genomic segment contains:
- the LOC112191382 gene encoding uncharacterized protein LOC112191382, protein MILIQLGTTPCTCYRKRLDCAGELLQLRGYLKLIELGLKVHGALRCLAFLSMDLDDIVVLKLILALFPCLLTIVSSPQVCDKYLRTKSYSIVYSCIAVMGVMSGVYKNGEEAGCQFRGRNLNAHQLQLLHVKSCKSLSIFLMDFVVMEVLKLF, encoded by the exons ATGATATTGATCCAATTAG GAACGACGCCGTGTACATGTTATCGTAAGAGACTTGACTGTGCTGGTGAGCTATTGCAGCTTAGGGGTTATCTCAAATTGATTGAGTTGGGTCTTAAGG TGCATGGAGCTCTTAGATGCTTGGCTTTTCTCTCTATGGACTTGGATGATATAGTGGTCCTGAAACTAATTCTCGCTTTGTTCCCATGCTTGCTTACAATTGTATCATCTCCTCAG GTGTGTGACAAATATTTACGCACAAAATCCTATTCAATTGTTTATTCATGTATTGCCGTGATGGGGGTGATGAGTGGTGTATATAAG AATGGTGAAGAGGCTGGGTGTCAGTTCAGAGGTAGAAATCTCAATGCACATCAATTACAACTGTTACATGTGAAGAGTTGCAAAAGCTTGTCCATCTTTCTCATGGATTTTGTTGTCATGGAAGTGTTGAAATTGTTTTAg